In one window of Bdellovibrio bacteriovorus DNA:
- a CDS encoding HD-GYP domain-containing protein: protein MDASLNQDDYVAVSRDEFVAGMQVPVDIFLKLSETNYVMILKEGAKVHFEQMHFPEKAEWLYVRRSDYHKCVGQNLSIAGIVLESDKISFEKKTIFLSKAADSIFKEIEHLGFDHQALEHSKIVSRSIQTLVDNKPDISAVINMMSNLNDELIRHAMMVSAISVIIAKNMKWTLAQNLEKLALGALLHDVGMKELPDEILETPRHAMTRDQTAAYESHVYRGVEILRSMPSISDDIIAIVLEHHENAPGQGYPRRLRDIKMNPFARVVALADCFADVVMESVNNPHPKTPAQAVAYIEITLGQPFHKPAFQALKQALQGPAPIAVKKVI from the coding sequence ATGGATGCAAGTTTAAATCAGGACGATTACGTTGCCGTATCAAGGGATGAGTTTGTCGCCGGCATGCAAGTGCCCGTGGATATCTTTTTAAAACTCTCTGAAACAAACTATGTGATGATCTTGAAGGAAGGTGCGAAGGTTCACTTTGAACAAATGCATTTTCCGGAAAAAGCCGAATGGCTTTATGTGCGTCGCAGTGATTATCACAAATGCGTGGGACAAAATCTCAGCATTGCGGGTATCGTTCTTGAAAGTGATAAGATCAGTTTTGAAAAGAAAACGATCTTTCTTTCTAAAGCCGCAGATTCGATTTTTAAAGAGATCGAACATCTGGGCTTTGACCATCAGGCCTTAGAGCATTCAAAGATAGTCAGCCGCTCCATTCAAACCCTTGTCGATAATAAGCCAGACATTTCTGCCGTTATTAACATGATGTCAAATCTCAACGACGAGTTGATTCGTCATGCAATGATGGTTTCGGCGATTTCGGTGATTATCGCAAAGAACATGAAGTGGACGCTTGCGCAGAACTTAGAAAAGTTGGCCCTAGGGGCTCTTCTTCATGACGTCGGTATGAAAGAACTTCCCGATGAAATTCTTGAAACACCAAGGCATGCTATGACCCGTGACCAAACTGCCGCTTACGAGTCCCATGTCTACCGAGGAGTGGAAATCTTAAGAAGCATGCCTTCCATTTCGGACGACATTATCGCCATCGTATTAGAGCATCATGAAAATGCTCCCGGTCAGGGGTATCCACGCCGATTAAGAGATATTAAAATGAATCCGTTTGCAAGAGTAGTAGCGCTAGCTGATTGTTTTGCGGATGTGGTGATGGAGTCGGTGAATAATCCCCATCCCAAGACGCCGGCTCAGGCCGTGGCATATATCGAAATCACATTAGGGCAGCCGTTTCATAAGCCGGCATTTCAGGCTTTGAAGCAGGCCCTGCAAGGACCTGCTCCGATCGCGGTTAAAAAAGTGATCTAG